Proteins from a genomic interval of Neodiprion lecontei isolate iyNeoLeco1 chromosome 2, iyNeoLeco1.1, whole genome shotgun sequence:
- the LOC107217709 gene encoding E3 ubiquitin-protein ligase MSL2 produces the protein MNATSLYVSTCRLVLQADAEDANSWTDLYRLVPYLRQSLSCTVCSNLLIEPHTPTETNCQHHVCKSCKGGRKKLKPSCSWCKDYDKYVENVQLRILLQCYKKLCEYLSSTNIYRNLIISISSNNSNNGASTMGASSLMELIQEGAGFKDEFKSNAGLSKSAYSILPCIYTSTTSTQTQGNSIQTTESISPVIPESPAIRTVSNGSSIYSVMYAGSGNKITIKRKAAAADEVELGQQEVDGTSQSSIGAVKCIPSSHLTYGTSSQKKSSKISKSAGNFKKPRSSSTRSKRKGCRCGNATAIPGKLTCCGQRCPCYVESKPCVECRCRGCRNPHTADGLKIRPHIPELHNLQLQLSTPVDCDSLSSDPLSSVQQCLSTSPTTIQVLNVYSTPRLDIDNVPQNLPAALLVGEDAMVSTESEADDSDVQIDV, from the exons ATGAACGCTACAAGTTTATATGTGTCAACCTGCAGATTAGTTTTGCAAGCTGATGCTGAAGATGCTAATTCATGGACAGATTTGTATAGGCTAGTTCCTTACCTAAGGCAAAGTTTAAGCTGTACGGTATGCTCAAATTTATTAATCGAACCGCACACACCCACCGAAACAAACTGTCAGCACCATGTGTGCAAGAGCTGTAAGGGTGGTCGTAAGAAATTAAAACCATCGTGCAGTTGGTGCAAGGACTACGACAAGTACGTGGAGAACGTTCAACTCCGAATACTGTTACAGTGTTACAAGAAACTATGCGAATATCTGTCGAGCACCAACATATATCGCAACTTAATTATATCCATATCGTCTAACAATTCTAACAACGGAGCGTCTACAATGGGAGCGTCTAGTCTTATGGAATTAATTCAAGAAGGTGCAGGATTCAAAGATGAATTCAAGAGCAATGCAGGACTCTCTAAATCGGCTTACAGTATACTGCCCTGTATTTATACAAGTACAACGTCGACCCAGACTCAAGGGAATTCAATACAAACTACGGAGAGTATATCCCCAGTTATACCTG AGTCCCCAGCGATACGAACCGTCTCTAATGGCTCCTCAATTTATTCAGTAATGTATGCCGGCTCgggtaataaaataacaattaaaagAAAGGCTGCGGCTGCGGATGAGGTCGAACTGGGCCAGCAAGAAGTTGATGGTACATCGCAGAGCTCCATCGGGGCTGTTAAATGCATTCCAAGCTCTCACCTTACCTATGGAACTTCGTCTCAGAAAAAGTCATCGAAGATCAGCAAA TCGGcaggtaattttaaaaaaccaaGATCGAGTTCAACACGGAGTAAAAGAAAAGGATGCAGATGCGGCAATGCAACCGCAATACCTGGGAAATTAACATGTTGCGGACAGAGATGTCCATGTTATGTTGAAAGCAAACCGTGTGTCGAGTGCAGGTGTAGAGGTTGTCGAAATCCTCACACAGCCGACGGGTTAAAG ATTCGTCCTCATATACCAGAGCTGCATAATCTTCAATTGCAGTTATCAACGCCTGTAGATTGTGATTCTTTATCCTCAGATCCATTGAGTTCGGTTCAGCAGTGTCTCTCTACTTCTCCAACGACTATTCAAGTATTGAATGTTTATTCTACGCCTAGACTAGATATAGATAATGTACCTCAAAATTTACCAGCTGCACTCCTAGTTGGAGAAGATGCGATGGTCAGTACAGAAAGCGAAGCTGATGATAGCGACGTACAAATCGATGTGTGA
- the LOC107217726 gene encoding tripeptidyl-peptidase 2 isoform X1 produces the protein MADVIDCNFPVWGLLPKKETGVTQFLTKYPEYDGRGITIAIFDSGVDPGAPGLQVTSDGKPKVIERFDCSGAGDVDTSTVVQSTDGCITGLTGRKLKIPSNWHNPTGDYHIGVKNAFSLYPSKLRERIEADRKGRLWDNVQKSALTEATRQLQEFEAKNPQPTTPEDKQQKEELEARVEILNNLEKKYHDLGPTYDCVVFNDGKIWRACIDTSEEGNLQAGVFLGEYSITRNYAPLTPEDQLNITINVHDDGNTLEIVSMCSSHGTHVASIAAAHFPESPELNGVAPGAQIVSLTIGDGRLESMETGTALVRAMIRVMQRKEKIHVINTSYGEHAHWSSAGRVGELMNEVIDKYGVVWVSSAGNHGPALCTIGSPPDISSNNIIGVGAYVSPDMMVAEYSLRQKMPGMPYTWSSRGPTIDGDVGITVCAPGGAITSVPNFTLRKSQLMNGTSMSSPHVTGAIAILLSGLIAKKIPFSPYSMKRALQNSAMYVDTMDHFAQGSGLLQVERAFDHLVAYSGAPERDVRFSITCSLNNAKGIHLRGGVLDRPKDCPITVEPIFLDSDNVEPTRKINFNLRLSLVSDASWIQFPTHLDLMHMPRAFAVRVESGLLPEGVHATSIRAYDVTCVEKGPVFQVPVTVVQPMALPKTAVLPDVHFTNVLFKPNTIRRHFILVPDDATWAVLRLKGTEKDKNGRFVIHTVQLKPKLVCKTLESNKMTNVTSQSETSHGFSVEGNIILEVVVAKYWANLGDMLVDYSIEFHGVHMISGNLTMQAGDGINRMEVRTSLRYEEIVPVVSLKSSVQVLRPIESKISPLRSRDVIPPARQIYELQLSYNFHVAKATEVTPNAALLSDLLYESEYESQLWMIYDCNKQLLSCGDAYPSKYTMQKMEKGDYTLKMHVRHEKKELLERLSDMTILLNQKLSSPITLDVFASQSQAITGGKKMMAATVPPGLTLPLYIAPLANESKVSKCATLGTYLQGTLTFCKDDIGKKVNNHQFKYVLSEPAKKANGPSTKQEKDKVSKWDEYNEAARDLKCSWLAKLAPSIKPGEHAASLYDELKSAFPDHLPVHTAMLVSLDSPEARHHVPHDNLSDNAIYHANQIVAVADHVINSIDQEKLLAYYGMKSDQRPDAAKIKTTMEKQKTGLIEALVKKGCALGRLYVHSIKNGEGDGQYKNLLDSMVATWRDVLKFSEATDSKVIILSLWHAHVHKHYGRYLKLLTRYYEDKPLKEIDEKCIDLAKTLGWNHWACHLNTFIPTRYPNSYKPF, from the exons GTAACAAGCGATGGCAAACCAAAAGTCATTGAAAGGTTCGATTGTAGTGGAGCCGGTGATGTTGATACGAGCACCGTGGTTCAGAGCACGGATGGCTGTATCACTGGTCTTACTGGACGGAAATTAAAG ATTCCTTCAAACTGGCATAATCCTACTGGAGATTATCACATAGGAGTGAAAAATGCGTTCTCTTTATACCCTAGTAAATTGCGAGAGAGGATCGAGGCTGATCGTAAAGGGCGACTTTGGGATAATGTTCAAAAATCAGCTCTTACCGAAGCTACGAGACAACTGCAG GAATTTGAAGCTAAGAACCCTCAGCCCACTACACCTGAGGATAAACAGCAGAAAGAAGAACTTGAAGCTAGAGTTGAGATTTTAAATAATCTGGAAAAAAAGTATCATGATCTTGGACCTACCTACGATTGTGTAGTTTTCAATGATGGAAAAATATGGAG AGCTTGCATTGATACGTCGGAAGAGGGCAATTTACAAGCAGGTGTTTTCCTTGGAGAATACTCAATCACAAGAAATTATGCTCCTCTTACTCCAGAAGATCAGCTGAACATAACAATAAATGTCCACGACGATGGGAATACGCTAGAAATTGTATCTATGTGTT CAAGCCATGGGACTCATGTAGCATCTATAGCCGCAGCTCACTTCCCTGAAAGTCCAGAATTGAACGGGGTAGCTCCCGGAGCTCAAATAGTTTCGTTAACAATTGGTGATGGTCGTCTGGAATCTATGGAAACTGGAACTGCTCTGGTAAGAGCAATGATTAGAGTGATGCagcggaaagaaaaaatacacgtTATTAACACAAGCTATGGGGAACATGCTCATTGGTCAAGTGCCGGAAGAGTAGGGGAGCTCATGAATGAAGTCATTGACAAATACGGAGTTGTATGGGTGTCATCAGCTGGAAATCACGGTCCTGCATTGTGCACTATTG GATCTCCTCCTGACATAAGCTCAAATAACATAATCGGCGTTGGAGCTTACGTTTCCCCGGATATGATGGTTGCCGAATATTCACTGAGGCAGAAAATGCCTGGAATGCCATACACGTGGTCTTCCAGAGGACCAACAATTGACGGAGATGTCGGCATCACGGTTTGCGCTCCAGGAGGTGCCATTACGAGTGTGCCTAACTTTACCCTCAGAAAAAGTCAGCTCATGAATGGAACGAGCATGTCTAGTCCCCATGTTACTGGTGCTATAG ctaTTTTGCTGTCAGGTCTTATAGCCAAGAAAATACCATTTTCACCATACAGTATGAAGAGGGCGCTTCAAAATTCTGCAATGTATGTAGACACTATGGATCATTTTGCTCAAGGCTCAGGTCTCTTGCAAGTAGAACGTGCGTTCGATCATTTAGTTGCCTACTCTGGTGCTCCCGAAAGAGACGTTAGATTCTCCATTACGTGCAGCTTAAATAATGCAAAAGGAATTCATCTTAGAGGTGGTGTTCTTGATCGGCCAAAAGATTGCCCAATCACTGTTGAGCCAATATTTTTGGACAGCGACAATGTTG AGCCAACTCGAAAGATAAACTTCAACTTGAGATTATCCCTGGTCTCCGATGCCTCTTGGATACAATTCCCAACTCATTTAGATCTCATGCATATGCCCCGTGCTTTTGCCGTCCGAGTGGAATCTGGTTTATTACCTGAAGGTGTGCACGCGACAAG CATTCGAGCCTATGATGTAACTTGTGTAGAGAAGGGACCAGTCTTCCAAGTCCCTGTGACCGTTGTCCAACCAATGGCACTACCAAAGACAGCTGTTCTTCCTGATGTTCATTTTACAAACGTTCTTTTCAAACCTAATACTATTCGTAGGCATTTCATACTTGTGCCTGATGATGCCACGTGGGCTG TTCTCAGATTGAAAGGTACGGAGAAGGATAAAAATGGTAGATTTGTCATCCATACTGTTCAGCTAAAACCTAAATTAGTTTGCAAGACTCTTGAATCCAATAAAATGACGAATGTTACATCTCAGTCGGAAACGAGCCATGGATTTTCCGTCGAG GGAAATATTATCCTGGAAGTTGTTGTCGCAAAGTATTGGGCAAATTTGGGTGACATGCTAGTTGATTATTCAATCGAATTCCACGGGGTACACATGATATCTGGAAACCTTACCATGCAGGCTGGCGATGGTATAAATCGCATGGAAGTACGTACTTCTCTAAGATATGAAGAGATCGTACCAGTTGTGTCTCTCAAATCTTCTGTTCAAGTTCTCAG ACCTATCGAATCAAAGATAAGTCCGCTTCGATCACGCGACGTCATTCCCCCTGCCCGACAAATCTACGAACTGCAATTGTCTTACAATTTTCATGTTGCTAAAGCTACTGAAGTAACGCCAAATGCAGCGTTGCTTAGTGATTTGCTTTACGAAAGCGAATATGAGAGTCAGCTGTGGATGATATATGATTGCAACAAGCAACTCCTTAGTTGTGGAGATGCTTATCCGTCCAAG TACACGAtgcaaaaaatggaaaaaggtGACTATACCCTAAAGATGCATGTCCGACacgaaaagaaagaattgTTGGAAAGGCTTTCAGACATGACTATATTATTAAACCAAAAACTCAGCTCTCCGATTACTTTGGACGTCTTTGCCAGCCAATCGCAGGCTATTActggtggtaaaaaaatgatggCAGCTACTGTACCACCGGGACTAACACTACCTTTGTACATAGCGCCTCTCGCGAATGAAAGCAA AGTATCGAAGTGTGCAACGCTTGGTACATATCTTCAAGGTACTTTGACCTTCTGCAAGGATGATATTGGCAAAAAAGTCAATAACCATCAGTTCAAATATGTTTTATCCGAACCTGCGAAAAAAGCTAATGGACCTTCAACTAAGCAAGAGAAAgacaaagtttcaaaatgggATGAGTACAACGAAGCTGCTCGGGACCTTAAATGCAGTTGGCTAGCAAAATTAG CTCCATCCATAA AACCTGGTGAACATGCAGCTAGTTTATATGACGAGCTGAAGAGTGCCTTCCCAGATCATCTTCCTGTTCACACCGCCATGTTAGTTTCTCTCGACTCACCAGAGGCTCGTCATCATGTGCCGCACGACAACCTATCAGATAATGCAATTTACCACGCAAACCAAATAGTTGCTGTGGCCGACCATGTCATTAACTCCATTGATCAAGAGAAGCTTTTAGCATACTATGGAATGAAAAGTGATCAGCGACCAGACGCAGCTAAAATCAAAACAAcaatggaaaaacaaaagactgGTTTAATCGAAGCTTTAGTAAAAAAAGGCTGTGCTTTAGGCAGGCTTTATGTTCACAGCATTAAAAATGGTGAAGGCGATGGACAGTACAAGAATTTACTTGACAGTATGGTGGCGACATGGAGAGATGTGCTAAAGTTTTCAGAAGCTACAGACAGCAAG GTCATCATCCTTTCCTTGTGGCATGCTCACGTTCATAAACACTACGGCCGATATTTGAAACTGTTGACACGTTACTACGAAGATAAACCATTGAAAGAAATAGACGAAAAATGTATAGATCTGGCTAAAACGTTGGGATGGAATCACTGGGCTTGTCatttaaatacatttataCCAACACGCTATCCTAATTCTTACAAACCATTTTG A
- the LOC107217726 gene encoding tripeptidyl-peptidase 2 isoform X2 — MADVIDCNFPVWGLLPKKETGVTQFLTKYPEYDGRGITIAIFDSGVDPGAPGLQVTSDGKPKVIERFDCSGAGDVDTSTVVQSTDGCITGLTGRKLKIPSNWHNPTGDYHIGVKNAFSLYPSKLRERIEADRKGRLWDNVQKSALTEATRQLQEFEAKNPQPTTPEDKQQKEELEARVEILNNLEKKYHDLGPTYDCVVFNDGKIWRACIDTSEEGNLQAGVFLGEYSITRNYAPLTPEDQLNITINVHDDGNTLEIVSMCSSHGTHVASIAAAHFPESPELNGVAPGAQIVSLTIGDGRLESMETGTALVRAMIRVMQRKEKIHVINTSYGEHAHWSSAGRVGELMNEVIDKYGVVWVSSAGNHGPALCTIGSPPDISSNNIIGVGAYVSPDMMVAEYSLRQKMPGMPYTWSSRGPTIDGDVGITVCAPGGAITSVPNFTLRKSQLMNGTSMSSPHVTGAIAILLSGLIAKKIPFSPYSMKRALQNSAMYVDTMDHFAQGSGLLQVERAFDHLVAYSGAPERDVRFSITCSLNNAKGIHLRGGVLDRPKDCPITVEPIFLDSDNVEPTRKINFNLRLSLVSDASWIQFPTHLDLMHMPRAFAVRVESGLLPEGVHATSIRAYDVTCVEKGPVFQVPVTVVQPMALPKTAVLPDVHFTNVLFKPNTIRRHFILVPDDATWAVLRLKGTEKDKNGRFVIHTVQLKPKLVCKTLESNKMTNVTSQSETSHGFSVEGNIILEVVVAKYWANLGDMLVDYSIEFHGVHMISGNLTMQAGDGINRMEVRTSLRYEEIVPVVSLKSSVQVLRPIESKISPLRSRDVIPPARQIYELQLSYNFHVAKATEVTPNAALLSDLLYESEYESQLWMIYDCNKQLLSCGDAYPSKYTMQKMEKGDYTLKMHVRHEKKELLERLSDMTILLNQKLSSPITLDVFASQSQAITGGKKMMAATVPPGLTLPLYIAPLANESKVSKCATLGTYLQGTLTFCKDDIGKKVNNHQFKYVLSEPAKKANGPSTKQEKDKVSKWDEYNEAARDLKCSWLAKLEPGEHAASLYDELKSAFPDHLPVHTAMLVSLDSPEARHHVPHDNLSDNAIYHANQIVAVADHVINSIDQEKLLAYYGMKSDQRPDAAKIKTTMEKQKTGLIEALVKKGCALGRLYVHSIKNGEGDGQYKNLLDSMVATWRDVLKFSEATDSKVIILSLWHAHVHKHYGRYLKLLTRYYEDKPLKEIDEKCIDLAKTLGWNHWACHLNTFIPTRYPNSYKPF, encoded by the exons GTAACAAGCGATGGCAAACCAAAAGTCATTGAAAGGTTCGATTGTAGTGGAGCCGGTGATGTTGATACGAGCACCGTGGTTCAGAGCACGGATGGCTGTATCACTGGTCTTACTGGACGGAAATTAAAG ATTCCTTCAAACTGGCATAATCCTACTGGAGATTATCACATAGGAGTGAAAAATGCGTTCTCTTTATACCCTAGTAAATTGCGAGAGAGGATCGAGGCTGATCGTAAAGGGCGACTTTGGGATAATGTTCAAAAATCAGCTCTTACCGAAGCTACGAGACAACTGCAG GAATTTGAAGCTAAGAACCCTCAGCCCACTACACCTGAGGATAAACAGCAGAAAGAAGAACTTGAAGCTAGAGTTGAGATTTTAAATAATCTGGAAAAAAAGTATCATGATCTTGGACCTACCTACGATTGTGTAGTTTTCAATGATGGAAAAATATGGAG AGCTTGCATTGATACGTCGGAAGAGGGCAATTTACAAGCAGGTGTTTTCCTTGGAGAATACTCAATCACAAGAAATTATGCTCCTCTTACTCCAGAAGATCAGCTGAACATAACAATAAATGTCCACGACGATGGGAATACGCTAGAAATTGTATCTATGTGTT CAAGCCATGGGACTCATGTAGCATCTATAGCCGCAGCTCACTTCCCTGAAAGTCCAGAATTGAACGGGGTAGCTCCCGGAGCTCAAATAGTTTCGTTAACAATTGGTGATGGTCGTCTGGAATCTATGGAAACTGGAACTGCTCTGGTAAGAGCAATGATTAGAGTGATGCagcggaaagaaaaaatacacgtTATTAACACAAGCTATGGGGAACATGCTCATTGGTCAAGTGCCGGAAGAGTAGGGGAGCTCATGAATGAAGTCATTGACAAATACGGAGTTGTATGGGTGTCATCAGCTGGAAATCACGGTCCTGCATTGTGCACTATTG GATCTCCTCCTGACATAAGCTCAAATAACATAATCGGCGTTGGAGCTTACGTTTCCCCGGATATGATGGTTGCCGAATATTCACTGAGGCAGAAAATGCCTGGAATGCCATACACGTGGTCTTCCAGAGGACCAACAATTGACGGAGATGTCGGCATCACGGTTTGCGCTCCAGGAGGTGCCATTACGAGTGTGCCTAACTTTACCCTCAGAAAAAGTCAGCTCATGAATGGAACGAGCATGTCTAGTCCCCATGTTACTGGTGCTATAG ctaTTTTGCTGTCAGGTCTTATAGCCAAGAAAATACCATTTTCACCATACAGTATGAAGAGGGCGCTTCAAAATTCTGCAATGTATGTAGACACTATGGATCATTTTGCTCAAGGCTCAGGTCTCTTGCAAGTAGAACGTGCGTTCGATCATTTAGTTGCCTACTCTGGTGCTCCCGAAAGAGACGTTAGATTCTCCATTACGTGCAGCTTAAATAATGCAAAAGGAATTCATCTTAGAGGTGGTGTTCTTGATCGGCCAAAAGATTGCCCAATCACTGTTGAGCCAATATTTTTGGACAGCGACAATGTTG AGCCAACTCGAAAGATAAACTTCAACTTGAGATTATCCCTGGTCTCCGATGCCTCTTGGATACAATTCCCAACTCATTTAGATCTCATGCATATGCCCCGTGCTTTTGCCGTCCGAGTGGAATCTGGTTTATTACCTGAAGGTGTGCACGCGACAAG CATTCGAGCCTATGATGTAACTTGTGTAGAGAAGGGACCAGTCTTCCAAGTCCCTGTGACCGTTGTCCAACCAATGGCACTACCAAAGACAGCTGTTCTTCCTGATGTTCATTTTACAAACGTTCTTTTCAAACCTAATACTATTCGTAGGCATTTCATACTTGTGCCTGATGATGCCACGTGGGCTG TTCTCAGATTGAAAGGTACGGAGAAGGATAAAAATGGTAGATTTGTCATCCATACTGTTCAGCTAAAACCTAAATTAGTTTGCAAGACTCTTGAATCCAATAAAATGACGAATGTTACATCTCAGTCGGAAACGAGCCATGGATTTTCCGTCGAG GGAAATATTATCCTGGAAGTTGTTGTCGCAAAGTATTGGGCAAATTTGGGTGACATGCTAGTTGATTATTCAATCGAATTCCACGGGGTACACATGATATCTGGAAACCTTACCATGCAGGCTGGCGATGGTATAAATCGCATGGAAGTACGTACTTCTCTAAGATATGAAGAGATCGTACCAGTTGTGTCTCTCAAATCTTCTGTTCAAGTTCTCAG ACCTATCGAATCAAAGATAAGTCCGCTTCGATCACGCGACGTCATTCCCCCTGCCCGACAAATCTACGAACTGCAATTGTCTTACAATTTTCATGTTGCTAAAGCTACTGAAGTAACGCCAAATGCAGCGTTGCTTAGTGATTTGCTTTACGAAAGCGAATATGAGAGTCAGCTGTGGATGATATATGATTGCAACAAGCAACTCCTTAGTTGTGGAGATGCTTATCCGTCCAAG TACACGAtgcaaaaaatggaaaaaggtGACTATACCCTAAAGATGCATGTCCGACacgaaaagaaagaattgTTGGAAAGGCTTTCAGACATGACTATATTATTAAACCAAAAACTCAGCTCTCCGATTACTTTGGACGTCTTTGCCAGCCAATCGCAGGCTATTActggtggtaaaaaaatgatggCAGCTACTGTACCACCGGGACTAACACTACCTTTGTACATAGCGCCTCTCGCGAATGAAAGCAA AGTATCGAAGTGTGCAACGCTTGGTACATATCTTCAAGGTACTTTGACCTTCTGCAAGGATGATATTGGCAAAAAAGTCAATAACCATCAGTTCAAATATGTTTTATCCGAACCTGCGAAAAAAGCTAATGGACCTTCAACTAAGCAAGAGAAAgacaaagtttcaaaatgggATGAGTACAACGAAGCTGCTCGGGACCTTAAATGCAGTTGGCTAGCAAAATTAG AACCTGGTGAACATGCAGCTAGTTTATATGACGAGCTGAAGAGTGCCTTCCCAGATCATCTTCCTGTTCACACCGCCATGTTAGTTTCTCTCGACTCACCAGAGGCTCGTCATCATGTGCCGCACGACAACCTATCAGATAATGCAATTTACCACGCAAACCAAATAGTTGCTGTGGCCGACCATGTCATTAACTCCATTGATCAAGAGAAGCTTTTAGCATACTATGGAATGAAAAGTGATCAGCGACCAGACGCAGCTAAAATCAAAACAAcaatggaaaaacaaaagactgGTTTAATCGAAGCTTTAGTAAAAAAAGGCTGTGCTTTAGGCAGGCTTTATGTTCACAGCATTAAAAATGGTGAAGGCGATGGACAGTACAAGAATTTACTTGACAGTATGGTGGCGACATGGAGAGATGTGCTAAAGTTTTCAGAAGCTACAGACAGCAAG GTCATCATCCTTTCCTTGTGGCATGCTCACGTTCATAAACACTACGGCCGATATTTGAAACTGTTGACACGTTACTACGAAGATAAACCATTGAAAGAAATAGACGAAAAATGTATAGATCTGGCTAAAACGTTGGGATGGAATCACTGGGCTTGTCatttaaatacatttataCCAACACGCTATCCTAATTCTTACAAACCATTTTG A